A single genomic interval of Corvus hawaiiensis isolate bCorHaw1 chromosome 5, bCorHaw1.pri.cur, whole genome shotgun sequence harbors:
- the FBXO41 gene encoding F-box only protein 41 isoform X2: MASLDLPYRCPRCGEHKRFRSLSSLRAHLEYNHTYETLYVLSKTNSICDAAVFPLAADGALLTPAARRDYFESTSFQGKDQRFSCDLVPADELEPAPSSSPSPRYVHEIEIPLTEIFTRGKAVAPAPAPPATMDTAYEEGLARLKIRAFEKLEVDKRLEKLTEEVEQKIASQVGRLQVELDRKSSELEKAKQESLRLSREKQELEDRASELSRQVDVSVEMLASLKQDLVQKEQELTRKQQEVLQIDQFLKETAAREANAKVRLQHFIEELLDRADRAEKQLQIISSSCGTTPNGSLGRCGTPATKAIARPRERHPGPGVAVHGPYGVSNQRSSSSTGASSRAKAVSQSSGCYDSDSAEPCPTDDTADGHPYAARDGARGSGLRRQAIQNWHRRPYRNSTEGEEGDVSDVGSRTTESEAEGWEPEAPGSAVSRPPGSCRLTVATDAGCPTGRPEGAGGKVCRLERGSPGHSSEVISPEILKMRAALFCIFTYLDTKTLLRAAEVCKDWKFVARHPAVWTRVLLENARVSSKFLAMLSQWCTQMHSLTLQNLKPRQRGKKESKEDYMKSTRGCLEAGLESLLKATGSNLLILRISHCPNVLTDRSLWLASCYCRALQAVTYRSSTDPVGHEVIWALGAGCRDIISLQVAPLHPCQQPTRFSNRCLQMIGRCWPHLRALGVGGAGCGVQGLASLARNCMRLQVLELDHVAEINQEVAAEVCREGLKGLEMLVLTSTPVTPKALLHFNSVCRNLKSIVVQVGIVDYFKEPHSPEARKMFEEMVNKLQALRKRPGFSKILHIKVEGGC; this comes from the exons ATGGCCTCGCTGGACCTGCCGTACCGGTGTCCGCGCTGCGGCGAGCACAAGCGCTTCCGCAGCCTGTCCTCGCTGCGTGCACACCTGGAGTACAACCACACCTACGAGACCCTCTACGTGCTCTCCAAGACCAACAGCATCTGCGATGCCGCCGTCTTCCCGCTGGCCGCCGACGGGGCCCTGCTGACCCCGGCCGCCCGCAGGGACTACTTTGAGAGCACCTCCTTCCAGGGCAAGGACCAGCGCTTCTCCTGCGACCTGGTCCCCGCCGACGAGCTGGAGCCGGCCCCGTCCTCGTCGCCCTCGCCCCGCTATGTCCACGAGATCGAGATCCCGCTGACCGAGATCTTCACCCGGGGCAAGGCCgtggcgcccgcgcccgccccgccagCCACCATGGACACGGCCTACGAGGAGGGCCTGGCCCGCCTGAAGATCCGTGCCTTCGAGAAGCTGGAGGTGGACAAGCGGCTGGAGAAGCTGACGGAGGAGGTGGAGCAGAAGATCGCCTCGCAGGTGGGCCGGCTCCAGGTGGAGCTGGACCGCAagagctcagagctggagaaggcCAAGCAGGAGAGCCTGCGGCTGAGCCgggagaagcaggagctggaggaccGGGCGTCAGAGCTGTCCCGCCAGGTGGACGTCAGCGTGGAGATGCTGGCGTCCCTCAAGCAGGACCTGgtgcagaaggagcaggagctcaCTCGGAAGCAGCA ggaggtgctgcagaTCGACCAGTTCCTGAAGGAGACGGCGGCGCGGGAGGCCAACGCCAAGGTGCGGCTGCAGCACTTCATCGAGGAGCTGCTGGACCGCGCCGACCGCGCCGAGAAGCAGCTCCAGATCatcagcagcagctgcggcaCCACCCCCAACGGGAGCCTGGGGCGCTGCGGCACCCCGGCCACCAAGGCCATCGCCCGACCG agagAGCGGCACCCGGGGCCGGGGGTGGCCGTGCACGGTCCCTACGGCGTGTCCAACCAGCGCTCCTCCTCCAGCACCGG GGCCTCGAGCCGGGCCAAGGCCGTGTCGCAGAGCTCGGGGTGCTACGACAGCGACAGCGCGGAGCCGTGTCCCACGGACGACACGGCCGACGGACACCCGTACGCGGCCCGGGACGGtgcgcggggctcggggctgcgCCGCCAGGCCATCCAGAACTGGCACCGCCGGCCCTACCGCAACAGCACCGAGGGCGAGGAGGGCGACGTGTCCGACGTGGGCTCCCGCACCACCGAGTCGGAGGCCGAGGGCTGGGAGCCGGAGGCACCGGGATCCGCCGTGTCCCGGCCCCCTGGCAGCTGCCGGCTGACGG TGGCCACCGATGCCGGGTGTCCCACAGGCAGGCCCGAGGGGGCCGGGGGCAAGGTGTGCCGGCTGGAGCGGGGCAGCCCGGGCCACTCCAGCGAGGTCATCAGCCCCGAGATCCTCAAGATGCGAGCGGCCCTCTTCTGCATCTTCACCTACCTGGACACCAAGACCCTGCTGCGCGCGGCCGAGGTGTGCAAGGACTGGAAGTTCGTGGCCCGGCACCCGGCCGTGTGGACACGGGTGCTGCTGGAGAACGCCAGGGTGTCCTCCAAG TTCCTGGCCATGCTGTCCCAGTGGTGCACACAGATGCATTCCCTCACCCTCCAAAACCTGAAGCCGCGCCAGCGGGGCAAGAAGGAGAGCAAGGAGGATTACATGAAGAGCACGCG gggctgcctggaAGCGGGGCTGGAGTCGCTGCTGAAGGCGACGGGCAGCAACCTGCTGATCCTGCGCATCTCGCACTGCCCCAACGTGCTGACCGACCGCTCGCTCTGGCTGGCCAGCTGCTACTGCCGGGCCCTGCAGGCGGTCACCTACCG GAGCTCCACGGACCCCGTGGGCCATGAAGTCATCTGGGCCCTTGGAGCAGGCTGCAGGGACATCATCTCCCTCCAGGTCGCACCCCTGCATCCCTG ccagcagccgACGCGCTTCAGCAACCGCTGCCTGCAGATGATCGGGCGCTGCTGGCCGCACCTGCGGGCGCTCGGCGTCGGAGGGGCCGGCTGCGGCGTGCAGGGACTGGCGTCCTTAG CCCGGAACTGCAtgaggctgcaggtgctggagctggaccACGTGGCTGAGATCAACCAGGAGGTGGCTGCCGAGGTGTGTCGGGAGGGGCTGAAGGGGCTGGAGATGCTGGTGCTGACGTCCACCCCGGTGACCCCCAAAGCCCTGCTGCACTTCAACA GTGTGTGCCGGAACCTGAAGTCCATCGTGGTGCAGGTGGGGATTGTGGACTACTTCAAGGAGCCCCACAGCCCCGAAGCCAGGAAGATGTTTGAAGAAATGGTGAACAAACTCCAG GCCCTGAGGAAAAGACCCGGCTTCTCCAAGATTTTACACATCAAGGTGGAAGGAGGCTGTTAG
- the FBXO41 gene encoding F-box only protein 41 isoform X1 → MASLDLPYRCPRCGEHKRFRSLSSLRAHLEYNHTYETLYVLSKTNSICDAAVFPLAADGALLTPAARRDYFESTSFQGKDQRFSCDLVPADELEPAPSSSPSPRYVHEIEIPLTEIFTRGKAVAPAPAPPATMDTAYEEGLARLKIRAFEKLEVDKRLEKLTEEVEQKIASQVGRLQVELDRKSSELEKAKQESLRLSREKQELEDRASELSRQVDVSVEMLASLKQDLVQKEQELTRKQQEVLQIDQFLKETAAREANAKVRLQHFIEELLDRADRAEKQLQIISSSCGTTPNGSLGRCGTPATKAIARPVPLRAQRERHPGPGVAVHGPYGVSNQRSSSSTGASSRAKAVSQSSGCYDSDSAEPCPTDDTADGHPYAARDGARGSGLRRQAIQNWHRRPYRNSTEGEEGDVSDVGSRTTESEAEGWEPEAPGSAVSRPPGSCRLTVATDAGCPTGRPEGAGGKVCRLERGSPGHSSEVISPEILKMRAALFCIFTYLDTKTLLRAAEVCKDWKFVARHPAVWTRVLLENARVSSKFLAMLSQWCTQMHSLTLQNLKPRQRGKKESKEDYMKSTRGCLEAGLESLLKATGSNLLILRISHCPNVLTDRSLWLASCYCRALQAVTYRSSTDPVGHEVIWALGAGCRDIISLQVAPLHPCQQPTRFSNRCLQMIGRCWPHLRALGVGGAGCGVQGLASLARNCMRLQVLELDHVAEINQEVAAEVCREGLKGLEMLVLTSTPVTPKALLHFNSVCRNLKSIVVQVGIVDYFKEPHSPEARKMFEEMVNKLQALRKRPGFSKILHIKVEGGC, encoded by the exons ATGGCCTCGCTGGACCTGCCGTACCGGTGTCCGCGCTGCGGCGAGCACAAGCGCTTCCGCAGCCTGTCCTCGCTGCGTGCACACCTGGAGTACAACCACACCTACGAGACCCTCTACGTGCTCTCCAAGACCAACAGCATCTGCGATGCCGCCGTCTTCCCGCTGGCCGCCGACGGGGCCCTGCTGACCCCGGCCGCCCGCAGGGACTACTTTGAGAGCACCTCCTTCCAGGGCAAGGACCAGCGCTTCTCCTGCGACCTGGTCCCCGCCGACGAGCTGGAGCCGGCCCCGTCCTCGTCGCCCTCGCCCCGCTATGTCCACGAGATCGAGATCCCGCTGACCGAGATCTTCACCCGGGGCAAGGCCgtggcgcccgcgcccgccccgccagCCACCATGGACACGGCCTACGAGGAGGGCCTGGCCCGCCTGAAGATCCGTGCCTTCGAGAAGCTGGAGGTGGACAAGCGGCTGGAGAAGCTGACGGAGGAGGTGGAGCAGAAGATCGCCTCGCAGGTGGGCCGGCTCCAGGTGGAGCTGGACCGCAagagctcagagctggagaaggcCAAGCAGGAGAGCCTGCGGCTGAGCCgggagaagcaggagctggaggaccGGGCGTCAGAGCTGTCCCGCCAGGTGGACGTCAGCGTGGAGATGCTGGCGTCCCTCAAGCAGGACCTGgtgcagaaggagcaggagctcaCTCGGAAGCAGCA ggaggtgctgcagaTCGACCAGTTCCTGAAGGAGACGGCGGCGCGGGAGGCCAACGCCAAGGTGCGGCTGCAGCACTTCATCGAGGAGCTGCTGGACCGCGCCGACCGCGCCGAGAAGCAGCTCCAGATCatcagcagcagctgcggcaCCACCCCCAACGGGAGCCTGGGGCGCTGCGGCACCCCGGCCACCAAGGCCATCGCCCGACCGGTACCTCTGCGGGCACAG agagAGCGGCACCCGGGGCCGGGGGTGGCCGTGCACGGTCCCTACGGCGTGTCCAACCAGCGCTCCTCCTCCAGCACCGG GGCCTCGAGCCGGGCCAAGGCCGTGTCGCAGAGCTCGGGGTGCTACGACAGCGACAGCGCGGAGCCGTGTCCCACGGACGACACGGCCGACGGACACCCGTACGCGGCCCGGGACGGtgcgcggggctcggggctgcgCCGCCAGGCCATCCAGAACTGGCACCGCCGGCCCTACCGCAACAGCACCGAGGGCGAGGAGGGCGACGTGTCCGACGTGGGCTCCCGCACCACCGAGTCGGAGGCCGAGGGCTGGGAGCCGGAGGCACCGGGATCCGCCGTGTCCCGGCCCCCTGGCAGCTGCCGGCTGACGG TGGCCACCGATGCCGGGTGTCCCACAGGCAGGCCCGAGGGGGCCGGGGGCAAGGTGTGCCGGCTGGAGCGGGGCAGCCCGGGCCACTCCAGCGAGGTCATCAGCCCCGAGATCCTCAAGATGCGAGCGGCCCTCTTCTGCATCTTCACCTACCTGGACACCAAGACCCTGCTGCGCGCGGCCGAGGTGTGCAAGGACTGGAAGTTCGTGGCCCGGCACCCGGCCGTGTGGACACGGGTGCTGCTGGAGAACGCCAGGGTGTCCTCCAAG TTCCTGGCCATGCTGTCCCAGTGGTGCACACAGATGCATTCCCTCACCCTCCAAAACCTGAAGCCGCGCCAGCGGGGCAAGAAGGAGAGCAAGGAGGATTACATGAAGAGCACGCG gggctgcctggaAGCGGGGCTGGAGTCGCTGCTGAAGGCGACGGGCAGCAACCTGCTGATCCTGCGCATCTCGCACTGCCCCAACGTGCTGACCGACCGCTCGCTCTGGCTGGCCAGCTGCTACTGCCGGGCCCTGCAGGCGGTCACCTACCG GAGCTCCACGGACCCCGTGGGCCATGAAGTCATCTGGGCCCTTGGAGCAGGCTGCAGGGACATCATCTCCCTCCAGGTCGCACCCCTGCATCCCTG ccagcagccgACGCGCTTCAGCAACCGCTGCCTGCAGATGATCGGGCGCTGCTGGCCGCACCTGCGGGCGCTCGGCGTCGGAGGGGCCGGCTGCGGCGTGCAGGGACTGGCGTCCTTAG CCCGGAACTGCAtgaggctgcaggtgctggagctggaccACGTGGCTGAGATCAACCAGGAGGTGGCTGCCGAGGTGTGTCGGGAGGGGCTGAAGGGGCTGGAGATGCTGGTGCTGACGTCCACCCCGGTGACCCCCAAAGCCCTGCTGCACTTCAACA GTGTGTGCCGGAACCTGAAGTCCATCGTGGTGCAGGTGGGGATTGTGGACTACTTCAAGGAGCCCCACAGCCCCGAAGCCAGGAAGATGTTTGAAGAAATGGTGAACAAACTCCAG GCCCTGAGGAAAAGACCCGGCTTCTCCAAGATTTTACACATCAAGGTGGAAGGAGGCTGTTAG